In the genome of Bacillota bacterium, the window GCGTCGAGATGGTGATGCCGGGTGACAACATCCGGATGGATATCGAGCTGATCACCCCGATCGCCATCGAAGAGGGTCTGCGCTTCGCCATCCGCGAGGGTGGGCGGACGGTCGCCTCGGGCGTCGTCACCACCGTCGTCGAGTAGCCGTCGTCGAGGCCGCCCGGGGTCGGCCCGGGCCCCCACCGGAATCGTCCGAAACCGCCCGGAGGCTCGTATGTCAATGGACAGTGAATATGT includes:
- the tuf gene encoding elongation factor Tu (EF-Tu; promotes GTP-dependent binding of aminoacyl-tRNA to the A-site of ribosomes during protein biosynthesis; when the tRNA anticodon matches the mRNA codon, GTP hydrolysis results; the inactive EF-Tu-GDP leaves the ribosome and release of GDP is promoted by elongation factor Ts; many prokaryotes have two copies of the gene encoding EF-Tu); the protein is VEMVMPGDNIRMDIELITPIAIEEGLRFAIREGGRTVASGVVTTVVE